In Callospermophilus lateralis isolate mCalLat2 chromosome 19, mCalLat2.hap1, whole genome shotgun sequence, the following are encoded in one genomic region:
- the Tmem265 gene encoding transmembrane protein 265 — protein MEDEEKAVEIMVSNTGAAHSPSPIRCCWLRLRYLAATSIICGCSCLGVMALVFAIKAEERHKAGRSEEAVHWGARARRLILASFAVWLAVLILAPLLLWLLSYAIAQAE, from the exons ATGGAGGACGAGGAGAAGGCAGTGGAGATCATGGTGAGCAACACGGGAGCTGCTCATTCTCCATCCCCCATCCGCTGCTGCTGGCTCCGCCTCCGCTACTTGGCAGCTACTAGCATTATCTGTGGCTGCTCTTGCCTGGGAGTCATGGCTCTTGTGTTTGCCATCAAG GCAGAAGAGCGGCATAAGGCAGGCCGGTCCGAGGAGGCAGTACACTGGGGGGCCCGGGCCCGGAGGCTCATCCTGGCCAGCTTTGCTGTCTGGCTTGCTGTCCTTATTCTGGCCCCCCTGCTGCTATGGCTGCTCTCCTACGCCATCGCTCAGGCTGAGTGA
- the Phkg2 gene encoding phosphorylase b kinase gamma catalytic chain, liver/testis isoform isoform X1, which produces MTLDVGPEDELPDWAAAKEFYQKYDPKDVIGRGVSSVVRRCVHRATGDEFAVKIMEVTAERLSPEQLEEVREATRRETHILRQVAGHPHIITLIDSYESSSFMFLVFDLMRKGELFDYLTEKVALSEKETRSIMRSLLEAVSFLHANNIVHRDLKPENILLDDNMQIRLSDFGFSCHLEPGEKLRELCGTPGYLAPEILKCSMDETHPGYGKEVDLWACGVILFTLLAGSPPFWHRRQILMLRMIMEGQYRFSSPEWDDRSNTVKDLISRLLKVNPEERLTAEQALQHPFFERCEGSQSWNLTPRQRFRVAVWTVLAAGRVALSSHRVRPLTKSALLRDPYALRPVRRLIDNCAFRLYGHWVKKGEQQNRAALFQHRPPGPFPLMGTEEEGNTTAITEDETALVQG; this is translated from the exons ATGACTCTGGACGTGGGGCCGGAGGATGAACTGCCGGACTGGGCTGCGGCCAAGGAGTTTTACCAGAAGTACGACCCTAAGGACGTCATTGGCAG AGGAGTGAGCTCTGTGGTCCGCCGTTGTGTTCATCGAGCCACTGGTGATGAGTTTGCGGTGAAGATCATGGAGGTTACAGCTGAGCGGTTGAGTCCTGAGCAGCTAGAGGAGGTGCGGGAAGCCACTCGGCGAGAGACGCATATCCTTCGCCAGGTCGCCGGCCACCCCCACATCA TCACTCTCATCGATTCCTACGAGTCTTCTAGCTTCATGTTCCTGGTGTTTGACCT GATGCGGAAGGGAGAGCTGTTTGACTATCTCACAGAGAAGGTGGCCCTCTCAGAAAAGGAAACCAG GTCCATCATGAGGTCTCTGCTGGAAGCAGTGAGCTTTCTCCATGCCAACAACATTGTGCACCGAGACCTGAAACCCGAGAATATTCTCCTAGATGACAATATGCAGATCCGACTTTCAGATTTTGGGTTCTCCTGCCACTTGGAACCTGGCGAGAAGCTTCGAG AGTTGTGTGGGACTCCAGGGTATCTGGCACCAGAGATCCTTAAATGTTCCATGGATGAAACCCATCCTGGCTATGGCAAGGAGGTTGACCT CTGGGCCTGTGGGGTGATCTTGTTCACACTCCTGGCTGGCTCGCCACCATTCTGGCATCGGCGCCAGATCCTGATGTTACGCATGATCATGGAGGGCCAATATCGATTTAGTTCACCTGAGTGGGATGACCGTTCAAACACCGTCAAAGATCTG ATCTCAAGACTGCTAAAGGTGAATCCTGAGGAGCGCCTGACAGCTGAGCAGGCCTTGCAGCACCCCTTCTTTGAGCGCTGTGAAGGCAGCCAATCCTGGAATCTTACACCCCGCCAGCGGTTCCGG GTGGCAGTGTGGACAGTGCTGGCTGCTGGACGAGTGGCCTTAAGCTCACACCGAGTACGGCCATTGACCAAGAGTGCATTGTTGAGGGATCCCTATGCACTGCGGCCAGTACGACGCCTCATTGACAACTGTGCCTTCCGGCTCTACGGGCATTGGGTAAAGAAGGGCGAGCAGCAGAACCGGGCAGCTCTCTTCCAGCACCGGCCCCCTGGGCCTTTTCCCCTCATGGGCACTGAAGAGGAGGGAAACACCACTGCTATCACTGAGGATGAGACGGCACTGGTGCAGGGCTAG
- the Phkg2 gene encoding phosphorylase b kinase gamma catalytic chain, liver/testis isoform isoform X2, translated as MTLDVGPEDELPDWAAAKEFYQKYDPKDVIGRGVSSVVRRCVHRATGDEFAVKIMEVTAERLSPEQLEEVREATRRETHILRQVAGHPHIRCGRESCLTISQRRWPSQKRKPELCGTPGYLAPEILKCSMDETHPGYGKEVDLWACGVILFTLLAGSPPFWHRRQILMLRMIMEGQYRFSSPEWDDRSNTVKDLISRLLKVNPEERLTAEQALQHPFFERCEGSQSWNLTPRQRFRVAVWTVLAAGRVALSSHRVRPLTKSALLRDPYALRPVRRLIDNCAFRLYGHWVKKGEQQNRAALFQHRPPGPFPLMGTEEEGNTTAITEDETALVQG; from the exons ATGACTCTGGACGTGGGGCCGGAGGATGAACTGCCGGACTGGGCTGCGGCCAAGGAGTTTTACCAGAAGTACGACCCTAAGGACGTCATTGGCAG AGGAGTGAGCTCTGTGGTCCGCCGTTGTGTTCATCGAGCCACTGGTGATGAGTTTGCGGTGAAGATCATGGAGGTTACAGCTGAGCGGTTGAGTCCTGAGCAGCTAGAGGAGGTGCGGGAAGCCACTCGGCGAGAGACGCATATCCTTCGCCAGGTCGCCGGCCACCCCCACATCA GATGCGGAAGGGAGAGCTGTTTGACTATCTCACAGAGAAGGTGGCCCTCTCAGAAAAGGAAACCAG AGTTGTGTGGGACTCCAGGGTATCTGGCACCAGAGATCCTTAAATGTTCCATGGATGAAACCCATCCTGGCTATGGCAAGGAGGTTGACCT CTGGGCCTGTGGGGTGATCTTGTTCACACTCCTGGCTGGCTCGCCACCATTCTGGCATCGGCGCCAGATCCTGATGTTACGCATGATCATGGAGGGCCAATATCGATTTAGTTCACCTGAGTGGGATGACCGTTCAAACACCGTCAAAGATCTG ATCTCAAGACTGCTAAAGGTGAATCCTGAGGAGCGCCTGACAGCTGAGCAGGCCTTGCAGCACCCCTTCTTTGAGCGCTGTGAAGGCAGCCAATCCTGGAATCTTACACCCCGCCAGCGGTTCCGG GTGGCAGTGTGGACAGTGCTGGCTGCTGGACGAGTGGCCTTAAGCTCACACCGAGTACGGCCATTGACCAAGAGTGCATTGTTGAGGGATCCCTATGCACTGCGGCCAGTACGACGCCTCATTGACAACTGTGCCTTCCGGCTCTACGGGCATTGGGTAAAGAAGGGCGAGCAGCAGAACCGGGCAGCTCTCTTCCAGCACCGGCCCCCTGGGCCTTTTCCCCTCATGGGCACTGAAGAGGAGGGAAACACCACTGCTATCACTGAGGATGAGACGGCACTGGTGCAGGGCTAG
- the Phkg2 gene encoding phosphorylase b kinase gamma catalytic chain, liver/testis isoform isoform X3, protein MRKGELFDYLTEKVALSEKETRSIMRSLLEAVSFLHANNIVHRDLKPENILLDDNMQIRLSDFGFSCHLEPGEKLRELCGTPGYLAPEILKCSMDETHPGYGKEVDLWACGVILFTLLAGSPPFWHRRQILMLRMIMEGQYRFSSPEWDDRSNTVKDLISRLLKVNPEERLTAEQALQHPFFERCEGSQSWNLTPRQRFRVAVWTVLAAGRVALSSHRVRPLTKSALLRDPYALRPVRRLIDNCAFRLYGHWVKKGEQQNRAALFQHRPPGPFPLMGTEEEGNTTAITEDETALVQG, encoded by the exons ATGCGGAAGGGAGAGCTGTTTGACTATCTCACAGAGAAGGTGGCCCTCTCAGAAAAGGAAACCAG GTCCATCATGAGGTCTCTGCTGGAAGCAGTGAGCTTTCTCCATGCCAACAACATTGTGCACCGAGACCTGAAACCCGAGAATATTCTCCTAGATGACAATATGCAGATCCGACTTTCAGATTTTGGGTTCTCCTGCCACTTGGAACCTGGCGAGAAGCTTCGAG AGTTGTGTGGGACTCCAGGGTATCTGGCACCAGAGATCCTTAAATGTTCCATGGATGAAACCCATCCTGGCTATGGCAAGGAGGTTGACCT CTGGGCCTGTGGGGTGATCTTGTTCACACTCCTGGCTGGCTCGCCACCATTCTGGCATCGGCGCCAGATCCTGATGTTACGCATGATCATGGAGGGCCAATATCGATTTAGTTCACCTGAGTGGGATGACCGTTCAAACACCGTCAAAGATCTG ATCTCAAGACTGCTAAAGGTGAATCCTGAGGAGCGCCTGACAGCTGAGCAGGCCTTGCAGCACCCCTTCTTTGAGCGCTGTGAAGGCAGCCAATCCTGGAATCTTACACCCCGCCAGCGGTTCCGG GTGGCAGTGTGGACAGTGCTGGCTGCTGGACGAGTGGCCTTAAGCTCACACCGAGTACGGCCATTGACCAAGAGTGCATTGTTGAGGGATCCCTATGCACTGCGGCCAGTACGACGCCTCATTGACAACTGTGCCTTCCGGCTCTACGGGCATTGGGTAAAGAAGGGCGAGCAGCAGAACCGGGCAGCTCTCTTCCAGCACCGGCCCCCTGGGCCTTTTCCCCTCATGGGCACTGAAGAGGAGGGAAACACCACTGCTATCACTGAGGATGAGACGGCACTGGTGCAGGGCTAG